From Pseudomonas sp. B21-028, one genomic window encodes:
- a CDS encoding homoserine dehydrogenase: MTEYKLALVGFGGVNRALAQLIAERNERWKTELGFTLTIVGVTDLFLGSVMGREGLDAALLAKLPATKGAFAQWPGGNAEALNEAVIKESGADIIAEATFTNPVDGEPATSFCRWALEGGKHVVTTNKGPIALHGAELKALARRNNVAFEYEGSVMSGTPVIRVAKQALAGSAMTGFEGILNGTSNFVLTCMENGLGFAEAVGKAQALGYAEADPTADVEGHDVRLKVVILANELLDAKLNVSDVSCKGISSLDLGDIEKARQDGARWKLIGAASRHANGSISASVEPRLLSHDHPLAGVSGATNAVSFSSELLGAVTVSGPGAGRMETAFALLSDIIAIHQSAVRNQE, encoded by the coding sequence ATGACTGAATACAAACTGGCGCTGGTCGGCTTCGGCGGTGTGAACCGGGCATTGGCGCAATTGATCGCCGAGCGTAACGAACGCTGGAAAACCGAACTGGGTTTCACCCTGACAATCGTCGGCGTGACCGACCTGTTCCTTGGCTCGGTCATGGGGCGCGAAGGCCTGGACGCCGCGCTGCTGGCCAAGCTGCCGGCGACCAAGGGTGCCTTCGCGCAATGGCCGGGTGGCAACGCCGAAGCCCTCAATGAAGCCGTGATCAAGGAGAGCGGCGCGGACATCATCGCTGAAGCCACCTTCACCAACCCGGTAGACGGCGAGCCCGCTACGTCGTTCTGCCGCTGGGCCCTGGAAGGCGGCAAGCACGTCGTCACCACCAACAAGGGACCGATTGCCCTGCATGGCGCCGAGCTCAAAGCACTGGCCCGGCGCAACAACGTCGCCTTTGAATACGAGGGCTCGGTGATGAGCGGCACGCCGGTCATTCGCGTCGCCAAGCAGGCGCTGGCCGGCAGCGCGATGACGGGGTTCGAAGGCATCCTCAATGGCACCTCCAACTTCGTCCTCACCTGCATGGAAAACGGACTGGGCTTTGCCGAAGCGGTCGGCAAGGCCCAAGCGCTGGGCTATGCCGAAGCCGATCCGACTGCGGATGTCGAAGGGCACGACGTGCGCCTCAAAGTGGTGATCCTGGCGAACGAACTGCTCGACGCCAAGCTGAACGTCAGCGATGTCAGTTGCAAAGGAATTTCCTCCCTCGACCTCGGCGACATCGAAAAAGCCCGCCAGGACGGCGCCCGCTGGAAACTCATCGGCGCCGCCAGCCGACACGCCAACGGCTCGATCAGCGCCAGCGTCGAACCGCGCCTGTTGAGTCACGATCATCCGCTCGCCGGCGTGAGCGGCGCCACCAACGCCGTGTCGTTCAGCTCCGAACTGCTCGGCGCCGTGACGGTGTCCGGCCCTGGCGCAGGGCGTATGGAAACGGCGTTTGCGCTGCTCTCGGACATCATCGCCATCCACCAGTCTGCCGTGCGCAACCAGGAGTAA
- a CDS encoding Lrp/AsnC family transcriptional regulator — protein sequence MKRILDPLDERIIAELRLNARAAHAELAAKVNLSRNAVRQRIERLERDGAIQGYTVRTGEGLSAASNINAVIFVYRYDRMRGAEVLQALQAMPEVLQCDVMSGEFDLMLRVGAASPERVHRVWKEISALSGVENTVTSFVLSSVV from the coding sequence GTGAAGCGAATTCTCGACCCGCTCGACGAACGCATCATCGCCGAACTACGCCTCAACGCCCGGGCTGCTCACGCCGAGCTGGCGGCGAAGGTCAACTTGTCGCGCAACGCCGTGCGCCAGCGCATCGAACGGCTGGAACGCGACGGGGCGATCCAGGGGTATACGGTGCGGACGGGGGAGGGACTTTCGGCAGCGTCAAACATCAATGCGGTGATCTTCGTCTACCGCTACGACCGCATGCGCGGCGCGGAAGTGTTGCAGGCGTTGCAAGCCATGCCGGAAGTGCTTCAGTGCGACGTGATGAGTGGCGAATTCGACCTGATGCTGCGGGTCGGCGCGGCGAGCCCGGAGCGGGTGCACAGAGTCTGGAAGGAAATCTCGGCGTTGTCTGGGGTGGAAAATACAGTGACATCGTTTGTGTTGTCGTCGGTGGTCTAG
- the thrC gene encoding threonine synthase, giving the protein MRYVSTRNSAVQVDFEKVVLSGVAPDGGLFVPLELPLFEAQEIANWSTLSYDELAYRVMSPFVGATIPEADLKRMLKEAGSQFSHRSLAPLHQVDRNEWVLELFHGPTRSSKDFAAQLQARLVQYFLRKRDRRAVVIGATNGDTGLAAIEAFKHCEETVVVVVYPEAGVPQDQLQHLQAVAHPRVHQFAVNGSFDECQTLVSRLFRQWPWTRHEAISFNSSNWVGVLAQLVFYFHAVLQLGGGQRPIGFSVPAASFAEVYAGYIAQKMGLPITQMIVATNQNDALHQLFLKNHYSRLRANKTLSPAMDLSIFSNLERFLWELYGHDDQAVSALMEHFESSGEMTIANEFWLQARMIIDSYAVSDEQTLEEITSLYRDTGYVIDPHTATGVLAARLYRRSLVAPMVTLGEISPAKSAAMLGELGISVSPLHHPLAEHGPVQIHRIQPDDLDTLHQLLGTL; this is encoded by the coding sequence ATGCGCTATGTAAGTACCCGAAACTCGGCCGTGCAGGTCGATTTCGAAAAGGTCGTGTTATCGGGCGTGGCCCCCGACGGTGGGTTGTTCGTGCCGCTGGAGCTGCCGCTGTTCGAAGCCCAGGAGATTGCCAACTGGTCGACCTTGTCCTATGACGAACTGGCTTATCGAGTGATGAGCCCGTTTGTGGGCGCGACGATTCCCGAGGCGGACCTCAAGCGCATGCTCAAGGAGGCGGGCAGCCAATTCAGCCATCGCTCCCTGGCGCCTCTGCATCAGGTGGATCGCAACGAATGGGTCCTGGAACTGTTCCATGGCCCGACCCGCTCCTCGAAGGATTTTGCCGCCCAGCTCCAGGCTCGGCTGGTGCAATATTTCCTGCGCAAACGCGACCGCCGCGCCGTGGTGATCGGCGCCACCAATGGCGATACCGGGCTGGCGGCCATCGAAGCCTTCAAGCACTGCGAGGAAACCGTGGTGGTCGTGGTCTACCCGGAAGCGGGGGTACCCCAAGACCAGCTCCAGCACCTCCAAGCGGTGGCGCATCCGCGGGTCCACCAGTTCGCCGTCAATGGCAGCTTCGACGAGTGCCAGACCCTGGTCAGTCGGTTGTTCCGCCAGTGGCCGTGGACCCGGCACGAAGCGATCAGTTTCAACTCCAGCAACTGGGTGGGGGTGCTGGCGCAACTGGTGTTCTATTTCCACGCCGTACTGCAACTGGGCGGCGGCCAGCGGCCCATCGGTTTCAGCGTGCCGGCGGCGAGTTTTGCCGAGGTCTATGCCGGCTACATTGCGCAGAAGATGGGCTTGCCGATCACCCAGATGATCGTGGCGACCAACCAGAACGACGCGCTGCACCAGTTGTTCTTGAAGAACCACTATTCCCGGTTGCGCGCCAACAAGACCTTGTCGCCGGCCATGGACCTGTCGATCTTTTCCAACCTGGAGCGCTTTCTCTGGGAGCTCTATGGGCATGACGACCAGGCCGTGAGCGCGCTGATGGAACACTTCGAAAGCAGCGGCGAGATGACCATCGCCAACGAGTTCTGGCTGCAGGCGCGGATGATCATCGACTCCTATGCCGTCAGCGATGAACAGACCCTGGAAGAAATCACCTCGCTGTACCGCGACACCGGCTACGTCATCGACCCCCACACCGCCACCGGCGTGCTTGCGGCCAGGTTGTACCGGCGCAGCCTGGTGGCGCCGATGGTGACCCTGGGGGAAATCTCACCGGCCAAATCGGCGGCGATGCTTGGCGAGCTGGGGATCAGTGTTTCGCCGCTGCATCACCCGCTCGCGGAACACGGCCCGGTGCAGATCCATCGGATCCAGCCGGACGACCTCGACACCCTCCATCAACTGCTCGGCACGCTGTAA
- a CDS encoding LysR substrate-binding domain-containing protein: MKQKPLPPLNWLRAFEVSARCLNFTHAAEELCLTQGAVSQQIRQLESHLGVALFKRLPRGLGLTEEGQSYLPVVQDAITRLAVGTNEIFGQHKRRPIKVRGSLAFFVHWLAPKLVDFRQAHPQVDIRYISNIWVKELDGEDDLEIRWGHGQWSGLVSQRLTWDTLFPVCSPALMARSPLNEPADVAKHPLLHVLGYEEGWGYWLNMVGADSVDSSTGMQFDTLVCTLRMAELGQGIALARSSMVADLLEDGRLIEPFTQRIEASESFYLVRGSGTEQHPDAVMFATWLVEQAHRFK, translated from the coding sequence ATGAAGCAGAAACCGTTACCCCCGTTGAACTGGCTGCGGGCATTCGAAGTGTCGGCCCGCTGCCTGAACTTCACCCACGCCGCCGAGGAGTTGTGCCTGACCCAAGGCGCGGTGAGCCAGCAGATCCGTCAGCTGGAAAGCCACCTGGGGGTGGCGCTTTTCAAACGTCTGCCCCGTGGCTTGGGGCTGACGGAGGAAGGCCAGTCCTACCTGCCGGTGGTGCAGGATGCGATCACGCGCCTGGCGGTGGGAACCAACGAGATTTTCGGCCAGCACAAGCGCCGGCCGATCAAGGTCCGCGGCAGCCTGGCGTTTTTCGTGCACTGGTTGGCGCCGAAGCTGGTGGATTTTCGCCAGGCCCATCCCCAGGTCGACATCCGCTACATCAGCAATATCTGGGTCAAGGAACTGGACGGCGAGGACGACCTGGAGATTCGCTGGGGCCATGGTCAGTGGTCTGGCCTAGTGTCACAGCGGCTGACTTGGGACACCTTGTTCCCCGTCTGCTCGCCAGCGCTGATGGCGCGTTCGCCGCTGAATGAACCGGCGGACGTGGCGAAGCATCCGCTGCTGCATGTATTGGGTTACGAAGAGGGTTGGGGTTACTGGCTGAACATGGTCGGTGCCGACAGCGTCGACTCGTCGACGGGCATGCAGTTCGACACGCTGGTCTGCACCTTGCGCATGGCCGAACTGGGGCAGGGGATCGCCCTGGCCCGGTCGTCGATGGTCGCTGACCTGCTTGAGGATGGACGCCTGATCGAACCCTTCACCCAGCGCATCGAAGCCAGCGAGTCGTTCTACCTGGTACGCGGTTCCGGGACCGAGCAGCACCCCGACGCCGTCATGTTCGCCACCTGGCTGGTCGAGCAGGCACATCGATTCAAATGA
- a CDS encoding amino acid permease, with protein sequence MSIKQEQLSTQVGFKQEMQTRHIVMLALGGVIGTGLFLTSGYTVNQAGPLGAVIAYIIGALMVYMVMMCLGELAVQMPETGSFSTYATRFLGPGTGYTVAWLYWLTWTVAIGSEFTAAGILMARWFPDTPVWIWSALFACVVFLSNVVSVRLFAETEFWLSLVKVATVVAFLLIGGGAILGLLHIDQAHSIGLSNFTREGLFPTGFMPIAMTLLAVSFAFSGTELIGIAAGETKDPQRNVPRAIRTTVLRLAIFFVGTIFVLSTLLPREQAGIVESPFVTVFTYIGIPYSADIMNFVIISALLSAANSGLYAASRMLWTLSDQGHLPKQFSALTRMGTPLNAIIVSMAGGAASLLSSVFAADTIYLALVSISGLAVVVVWMSIAASQIAFRRHYVANGGDVRNLKFRVRGYPWVPLGALVSCGLACVGIAFDPEQRVALYFGLPFIAWCYFVYFITRKSREQRLLVNPLAQPSDAI encoded by the coding sequence ATGTCCATAAAACAAGAACAACTCAGTACGCAGGTCGGCTTCAAGCAAGAAATGCAAACACGCCATATCGTCATGCTGGCCTTGGGTGGCGTGATCGGCACCGGGCTTTTCCTCACGTCCGGCTACACGGTGAACCAGGCCGGCCCGTTGGGTGCGGTGATCGCTTACATCATCGGCGCCTTGATGGTGTACATGGTGATGATGTGCCTCGGTGAACTGGCGGTGCAGATGCCGGAAACCGGATCGTTCAGCACCTACGCCACACGCTTTCTCGGCCCAGGCACCGGTTATACCGTGGCCTGGCTGTACTGGCTGACCTGGACTGTGGCCATCGGTTCTGAATTCACCGCCGCCGGTATCCTGATGGCGCGCTGGTTTCCGGACACACCGGTGTGGATCTGGAGTGCGCTGTTCGCCTGCGTGGTGTTCCTGAGCAACGTGGTCTCGGTGCGATTGTTCGCCGAAACCGAGTTCTGGTTGTCCCTGGTCAAGGTCGCGACCGTGGTGGCGTTCCTGCTGATCGGCGGCGGCGCGATTCTCGGCCTGCTGCACATCGATCAGGCCCACAGCATCGGCTTGAGCAACTTCACCCGCGAAGGGCTTTTCCCCACTGGCTTCATGCCGATTGCCATGACGCTGCTGGCGGTTTCGTTTGCCTTCTCCGGCACGGAGCTGATCGGTATCGCCGCCGGTGAAACCAAGGATCCCCAGCGTAATGTGCCTCGCGCCATCCGCACCACCGTGCTGCGTCTGGCGATTTTCTTCGTCGGGACCATCTTCGTCCTGTCGACCTTGTTGCCCCGCGAACAGGCCGGGATCGTCGAGAGTCCCTTCGTCACCGTGTTCACCTACATCGGCATTCCGTACTCCGCCGACATCATGAACTTCGTGATCATCAGCGCCTTGCTGTCGGCCGCCAACTCCGGCTTGTACGCTGCCTCGCGGATGCTTTGGACCCTGAGCGACCAAGGGCACCTGCCCAAGCAGTTCTCGGCCCTGACCCGGATGGGCACGCCCCTCAACGCGATCATCGTCAGCATGGCCGGCGGTGCCGCCTCGTTGCTCAGCAGCGTCTTTGCCGCCGACACCATTTACCTGGCGCTGGTGTCGATCTCCGGGTTGGCCGTGGTGGTGGTGTGGATGAGCATCGCCGCCAGCCAGATTGCTTTCCGTCGTCATTACGTCGCCAATGGCGGTGATGTGCGCAACCTCAAGTTTCGCGTCCGTGGCTATCCGTGGGTGCCGCTGGGAGCGTTGGTGTCCTGCGGGCTGGCGTGTGTCGGGATTGCTTTCGATCCGGAACAGCGGGTGGCGCTGTACTTCGGCTTGCCATTCATCGCCTGGTGCTATTTCGTGTACTTCATTACCCGCAAAAGCCGCGAGCAACGCTTGCTGGTGAACCCGTTGGCGCAGCCGTCCGATGCAATCTAG
- a CDS encoding cystathionine gamma-synthase family protein, with translation MNDKPDSAGLDNAGAGTRAVWGGEQVRHPYNATQTPIVVSAAYGYDDIDAWYDVALGKAPGFIYSRMSNPTVETLEAKIRELEMAESAVAFSTGMAAISSVLYTFLAQGDRVVSTKDSYGGTNKIFEEFLPRMGVEATLCETVDHDEIEREIAKGCQVVYLETPTNPTLKILDIQRLVAAAKRVGAVVVADNTFATPLNQNPLALGVDVVIHSATKFLSGHGDVLGGLVCGREALMAKVRHYREINGAALDPFSAFMIIRGMKTLVLRMRQQQASARALAEFLCTEPLVESVNYPGLPSHPNHAVACAQMVGFGAIVSFVLVGGMDTVTALLPRLRFAHCAGNLGAVETIYGPARTTSHVENTLEERLALGISEGLVRVSVGIEDTDDLLDDLKQAFAFVRASREQRTQTNTHASTLEACAETSR, from the coding sequence ATGAATGACAAACCTGACAGCGCAGGGCTTGATAACGCAGGAGCGGGAACCCGGGCGGTCTGGGGTGGCGAGCAGGTCAGGCATCCCTACAACGCCACGCAAACCCCCATCGTGGTCAGCGCCGCGTACGGTTATGACGATATCGACGCCTGGTACGACGTCGCCTTGGGCAAGGCGCCGGGCTTTATCTACAGCCGCATGAGCAACCCCACCGTCGAGACCCTCGAAGCCAAGATCCGTGAACTGGAAATGGCCGAGTCCGCCGTAGCATTCAGCACCGGCATGGCCGCGATCAGCAGTGTGCTCTACACCTTCCTGGCCCAGGGCGATCGGGTGGTGTCCACCAAGGACAGCTACGGCGGCACCAACAAGATTTTCGAAGAATTCCTGCCGCGCATGGGGGTGGAGGCGACCTTGTGCGAGACCGTCGATCACGATGAGATCGAGCGGGAAATCGCCAAGGGCTGCCAGGTGGTGTACCTGGAAACCCCGACCAACCCGACCCTGAAAATCCTCGATATCCAGCGTCTGGTGGCGGCGGCCAAGCGGGTCGGCGCCGTGGTGGTGGCGGATAACACCTTCGCCACGCCGCTCAATCAGAACCCCCTGGCATTGGGCGTGGACGTGGTGATCCACAGCGCGACCAAGTTCCTCAGTGGCCATGGCGATGTGCTCGGCGGCCTGGTCTGTGGCCGCGAAGCCCTGATGGCCAAGGTGCGGCATTACCGGGAAATCAACGGTGCGGCACTGGATCCGTTCTCGGCCTTCATGATCATCCGTGGCATGAAAACCCTGGTGCTGCGCATGCGTCAGCAGCAAGCCAGCGCGCGTGCTCTGGCGGAGTTCCTGTGCACCGAGCCGCTGGTGGAATCGGTCAACTATCCCGGTCTGCCCAGCCACCCGAACCATGCCGTGGCGTGTGCGCAAATGGTCGGCTTTGGCGCCATCGTCAGTTTCGTCCTGGTCGGTGGCATGGACACCGTCACGGCGCTGCTGCCGCGTCTGCGCTTCGCCCATTGCGCGGGCAACCTGGGCGCGGTGGAAACCATCTATGGCCCGGCGCGCACCACCAGCCATGTCGAAAACACCCTGGAGGAACGGCTGGCCCTGGGCATCTCCGAGGGGTTGGTGCGGGTCTCGGTGGGCATCGAAGACACCGACGATTTGCTCGACGACTTGAAGCAGGCCTTCGCCTTTGTCCGGGCTTCGCGGGAACAGCGGACGCAAACGAATACGCACGCTTCAACCCTGGAAGCGTGCGCCGAAACCAGCCGTTGA
- a CDS encoding gamma carbonic anhydrase family protein codes for MTDKSEQNTTRHQNIDPTARIASSAVLDGNVSIGAGTVVGHGAVLVAEGGALMIGENCIVMEHAVIRSTSHDDCRIGNHVMVGPHCHLTGCRIDDEVFVATGASVFNGAHIGKGAEIRINGVVHIKTVVEPGATVPIGWIAVGDPAQYFSPDQHEQIWNVQKDLDFPRYVFGVDRESEGVVRQMMERYARFLRERGDSTEG; via the coding sequence GTGACTGACAAATCCGAACAGAACACCACCCGACACCAGAACATTGACCCCACGGCGCGAATCGCCTCGAGCGCAGTGCTGGACGGCAATGTGTCCATCGGTGCTGGGACTGTCGTGGGGCACGGGGCGGTGCTCGTCGCGGAGGGCGGCGCGTTGATGATCGGGGAAAACTGTATCGTCATGGAGCATGCAGTCATCCGCAGCACTTCCCACGATGACTGCCGGATCGGCAATCACGTGATGGTGGGACCACACTGTCACCTGACCGGTTGCCGGATTGACGATGAGGTGTTTGTCGCCACCGGCGCGTCCGTTTTCAACGGCGCTCACATCGGCAAAGGCGCGGAAATCCGCATCAACGGGGTGGTGCACATCAAGACCGTGGTAGAGCCAGGCGCGACGGTACCGATCGGCTGGATCGCCGTGGGCGACCCGGCACAGTATTTTTCCCCGGATCAGCATGAGCAGATCTGGAACGTGCAGAAGGATCTGGATTTCCCCCGGTACGTTTTTGGCGTTGACCGCGAGAGCGAGGGGGTCGTCCGGCAAATGATGGAGCGTTACGCACGCTTCTTGCGCGAGCGCGGCGATTCTACGGAAGGTTGA
- a CDS encoding NADP-dependent oxidoreductase, with product MKSALINEFGGPDVIVEGEARLRQPQANEVVVRIEAASVNPLDVKILAGYMQPIFPVEFPYAPGTDFSGVIESVGEQVSDLKAGDRVVGRASPEHGGAFATHLVIAASELCFIPAQMSFEQAAALPTAYGTATQALFDIGKLQRGQRVLIHAGAGGVGSMAIQLAHLAGCHVIATASARNLELLKSLGADEVIDYRKQTLDSVGEIDLVLDTLGGETLEESWQVLRPGGRISTLVEFNIEGRDGHAGEFVFFASAVPFLPEAIRQFSVGQLQIVIDSTFTLAETRAALEKVATGRARGKVVIRPGG from the coding sequence ATGAAGAGCGCTTTGATTAATGAGTTCGGCGGCCCGGATGTCATCGTCGAGGGCGAAGCGAGATTGCGACAGCCACAAGCCAACGAAGTGGTCGTGCGCATTGAGGCCGCCAGCGTCAACCCGCTGGACGTCAAGATCCTCGCCGGTTACATGCAGCCGATCTTCCCGGTGGAATTTCCCTATGCGCCAGGGACCGATTTCAGCGGTGTGATTGAGTCCGTCGGCGAGCAGGTGAGCGACCTCAAGGCCGGAGACCGGGTGGTCGGACGAGCCTCCCCCGAACATGGCGGTGCGTTTGCCACCCATCTGGTGATCGCCGCCTCCGAACTCTGCTTCATCCCCGCGCAGATGAGTTTCGAACAGGCCGCTGCATTGCCGACCGCGTATGGCACGGCCACCCAGGCGCTTTTTGATATCGGCAAGTTGCAGCGCGGCCAACGTGTGCTGATCCATGCTGGCGCCGGCGGCGTCGGAAGCATGGCGATCCAGCTGGCCCACCTCGCAGGCTGCCATGTGATCGCAACGGCCTCAGCGAGAAACCTCGAACTGCTGAAAAGCCTGGGCGCCGATGAAGTCATCGACTACCGAAAACAGACCCTGGACAGCGTGGGCGAAATCGACCTGGTGCTCGACACCCTGGGCGGCGAAACGCTGGAGGAGTCCTGGCAAGTGCTGCGTCCAGGCGGACGCATTTCGACCCTGGTGGAATTCAATATCGAAGGCCGGGACGGTCACGCGGGTGAGTTCGTCTTCTTCGCCAGTGCCGTGCCGTTCCTTCCCGAGGCGATTCGGCAGTTCAGTGTGGGGCAGTTGCAGATCGTCATTGATTCAACTTTCACACTGGCTGAAACCCGAGCAGCGTTGGAAAAGGTCGCCACTGGGCGTGCCCGAGGGAAGGTGGTTATTCGCCCGGGTGGCTGA
- a CDS encoding ester cyclase, with protein MTPSTTHLAEQLYAERRAVETFYRAFSDQQPDLVDEVLTRDWDDIPLAPGQAPGPEGIKAIIRSFVQAFPDVRIVVHDMVQEPGKMGVRAEITGTHQGELFGIAATGKHVSFRIHEFHTFRDAKLTTTWHMEDWFALFIQLGQFPARA; from the coding sequence ATGACCCCATCAACCACCCACCTTGCTGAACAGCTGTATGCCGAGCGCCGGGCTGTCGAAACCTTCTACCGCGCGTTCAGCGACCAACAGCCAGACCTCGTCGACGAAGTACTTACCCGTGACTGGGACGACATCCCGTTGGCTCCTGGCCAGGCACCAGGCCCGGAAGGCATCAAGGCCATCATTCGCAGCTTCGTCCAGGCGTTTCCGGATGTGCGGATCGTCGTCCACGACATGGTCCAGGAGCCCGGGAAAATGGGCGTGCGCGCCGAAATTACCGGCACCCATCAAGGCGAACTCTTCGGCATCGCCGCCACCGGCAAGCACGTCAGTTTTCGCATTCATGAATTCCATACATTCCGTGACGCGAAGCTGACCACGACGTGGCACATGGAAGACTGGTTTGCCCTGTTCATCCAACTCGGCCAGTTCCCTGCCCGGGCCTGA
- a CDS encoding LysR family transcriptional regulator, translating to MDFHGIDLNLLVAFDALMTERNVTRAAARVGVSQPAMSAALARLRTLLGDALFARSAEGLLPTPRARDLAVPIAQALHQLQVTLVERPEFEPGKASLVFKLGLSDYPAYVLLPALLQALAEQAPGVSVNVYAFNDRDHAVDMLDSGLIDAAVGVPPTQAAARILSRTVLTDEFVTIVAHDHPVARRAMTLKTYLELRHVLVSPEGDLHGLVDHALAQQGQQRELALTLPQMFAVPSLIARTRLTATVMRRVAMGAAGSNKLMMFPPPVALPRMAFDLIWHRRSESHPAQQWFRGLVEEVAGRV from the coding sequence ATGGATTTTCATGGAATTGATCTGAACCTGCTAGTGGCCTTCGACGCGCTGATGACAGAACGCAATGTCACCCGCGCGGCGGCTCGGGTGGGGGTCAGCCAGCCGGCGATGAGCGCCGCGTTGGCGCGGCTGCGAACGCTGCTCGGCGACGCGTTATTTGCCCGCAGTGCCGAGGGGCTTTTGCCCACACCTCGGGCCCGGGATTTGGCGGTGCCGATTGCCCAAGCGCTGCACCAGCTTCAAGTCACATTGGTAGAGCGGCCCGAGTTCGAGCCTGGCAAGGCTTCGCTGGTGTTCAAACTCGGCCTCTCCGATTACCCGGCCTATGTGCTCCTGCCCGCGCTGTTGCAGGCACTCGCAGAGCAGGCGCCGGGGGTTTCGGTGAATGTGTATGCGTTCAACGACCGTGACCATGCCGTCGACATGTTGGACAGCGGCCTGATCGACGCGGCGGTGGGCGTGCCGCCGACTCAAGCCGCGGCGCGGATATTGAGCCGGACCGTGCTTACGGATGAATTCGTCACCATCGTCGCCCATGACCATCCGGTGGCCCGTCGTGCCATGACCCTGAAGACCTATCTGGAGCTGCGCCATGTGCTGGTCTCGCCGGAAGGAGACTTGCACGGTCTGGTGGATCACGCACTTGCTCAACAGGGCCAGCAGCGCGAACTGGCCCTGACATTGCCGCAAATGTTCGCAGTGCCCTCGCTGATCGCCCGCACTCGCTTGACCGCTACGGTGATGAGACGGGTGGCGATGGGCGCGGCGGGCAGCAACAAGTTGATGATGTTTCCACCGCCGGTGGCGTTGCCTCGGATGGCATTCGATCTGATCTGGCATCGGCGCAGCGAGTCTCATCCGGCGCAGCAGTGGTTCAGGGGGTTGGTTGAGGAAGTGGCTGGGCGGGTTTGA
- a CDS encoding CDP-alcohol phosphatidyltransferase family protein, whose amino-acid sequence MPSIYQLKPAFQNLLRPTVQRLYDKGVTANQVTLLAGIISVLVGAVIAWFASHPWVFVLVPVWMFLRMALNAVDGMLAREFGQQSHLGAYLNELCDIIADAALILPFALIPDTSLLLVLLVTLLALFSEYAGVLGAMVGASRRYDGPMGKSDRAFVCGVLATGIALGWLGALWVDGVMAVVAALLVYTLVNRVRQGLGQVKENAPSA is encoded by the coding sequence ATGCCCTCCATCTACCAACTCAAACCCGCCTTCCAGAATCTACTGCGTCCTACCGTCCAACGGCTCTACGACAAGGGCGTCACCGCCAACCAGGTGACCCTGCTCGCGGGCATCATTTCCGTGCTGGTGGGTGCGGTGATCGCCTGGTTCGCCAGTCACCCGTGGGTGTTTGTGCTGGTGCCGGTCTGGATGTTCCTGCGCATGGCCTTGAATGCCGTGGACGGCATGCTTGCGCGGGAGTTCGGCCAGCAATCTCATCTGGGTGCCTACCTGAATGAGCTATGCGATATCATCGCCGACGCGGCTCTGATCCTTCCCTTTGCCCTGATTCCCGATACCAGTCTGTTGCTCGTGTTGTTGGTCACGCTGTTGGCGTTGTTCAGCGAATACGCGGGTGTGCTGGGGGCGATGGTCGGGGCTTCGCGACGCTATGACGGGCCCATGGGCAAGAGTGACCGGGCCTTTGTATGTGGCGTGTTGGCGACCGGTATTGCCTTGGGTTGGCTCGGGGCGCTGTGGGTCGATGGTGTGATGGCGGTGGTTGCCGCCCTGCTGGTTTATACCTTGGTCAACCGGGTCCGTCAGGGCCTGGGCCAAGTGAAGGAAAACGCTCCCTCAGCATAA